The Campylobacter concisus ATCC 51562 genome segment GATTTTAGTTTATTAAAAGTAGCCTCGTCCATCTTTCCAGCTCTTATCTTCGCAACGTCAGCTTTTGTAGTTAAAAAATCTGCTTTATAATTTTTCTCGTACCCTGCTGGCGTTAATTTATATTCCCAGCCACCAACTCCGTCGTTGCTCTCAATATTTCTATCAGCTATTCTATTTCTGCCATATTTTGCATTTTTAGCCAATATATTTTCTCTATCACTTAAAAACTTATCCACATCATATTCATTTAAAAGCTTTTTAAACTCTTCTTGCGTTTGTTTTGGTATAATGCTTTCATCAGAGCTAGAGAATGTGCTTTTTGCACCAGCCGTCGGTCCAACCTGATTAACATCAGCACGTTGGAGTGTAGGGTATGGCGTCCCTACCTTTAGCTCTTTCTCATTAACTTTTCTTAGTCTATCCATCTCATTTTTATTTGTGCTTTTTGATAAGTGTCCTACAAGCCCACTTTCTTTTACTATGCCAAGCTTCCCTACGCTCCCGTCTTCTAAGACCTTAGCTATTAAAGCTATATCTGGACGGTTGTTTTTAAAAAAGTGAGTTGGGTTATTTTTTATCTCTTTTAGCAGCCTATACACATCGCTTGGCTTTTTAAAAAGTTCAGGGTGCTTATTTTGTAAAATAAATAAATTTGCACTAAGCTCGTTATTATTTATTTCTGATAGTTCCCTCACCCAGTCATCCACGCTAATTTTTACATTTAAATCACTCTTTGGCGCTGGGCTTTCTTTTGTGATGAAATTATCCCCTTTTGTTTCTACGTTTTGAGCCTCTTCTCTTAACGCCTTTACCTCGTTTTTAAAAGCTTCTAATAGTTTAGTTGAGTTCTCTGGCACATCTTTTATCTCTATCTTTTCAAGATTATTAATGACACTTTTTAGATCGCCTGCCTTATTAATTGCATTTCTTATATGATTTTTTAAAGCTGCATCATTTCCAAGAACTGGCAGTAGCGACTTTAACCTTTCAATGGCTAAATTTCTCTTCATTGTCTTAAGTGCCCCAGTTACTGAATGCCCTATGCCTTGTTGTAGTTCTTTAGCCTTTGGATTTATGGCTGTTAGTTTTTCAAGTAGTGCTGAAGTGTTATTTAGTATAGGAGCTTTTTTATTTAGCTCGCTCATGATCTCTACCGCTCTTTTACTCTCAAACGGAGCATCTTTTAAAGCAGCACTTACTTTAGAAAAATCAGTTATGCCATCTTTGCTAAATTTCTCTATAACGCCACGTATTAGGTTGGTTTCTAAGGCTTCTTGCTCACTACTGCTTAGCCTAGATGTAAGCGCTTTAAAATCAAGCCCATTTTCAGCATTTAGAGCTTTTAAAAGCGAGTTTGTTATATCGCCACTACTCTTTAGCTCACCCATTACATCATGGTAAATTTTAGAGTTTTGAAGCTCTTTAAAAAGAGCATATTCGCTCCTTGCTTGCTTTAGCACATCTTTTGCTTTTTGGCTAAGAGCTGGGTTATTAAAGGCTTGCTCAGCGACATTGTCTATTGCATTATCTACTGCTTCTATCATCTTGCCAAGTGTTTTTTTAGTGCCTGCTGTGATAGCATCAGGAGCAGTTAGCCTTGCCATATCAGCACTTAGCACGTTTCTTACTTCGTTAAGCCCTTTAAAGCCTTTGGTGTTTCCTAATAGTTCCAATGTGCTATCTCTATACCCTGCTGGCAGTCTTAGCGCCTGAGTACCAAGTTCATGCTTCGCTTGTAGTAAATTTGCGCTTGCTTCTTTGCCTGCAAAGGCATCGTCAAGAGCGTTTATCACCTCGCCAAAGTTATCTTTTGTGCGTTTTTCGTATCCGCTTAAAATGTCAGCGGTCTTTTTCTTATCTACCATATTTAAAAGGGTATTTTTTGCGTCTGCGTTTAAGTCACTTGACATTTTATAGATTTTTGAAAAGCTCTTAGGGTCATTTGCTACTGTGTTAGCGATTATCTCAGCCCCCTTTGCGTCATTGCCAAGAGCGGTTAAAAGCAAATCCATCTCTTGCTCTTTTATCTTGTCGCCTTTTATTATATCTCTTGTAGCTTTTTGTGCTGGAGCGAGAATTTTTTCATTTACGTAGTTGATGCCCTTTTGCACCTTCTCATTGCCAACATTTGGTAAAGTGTAAGTCTTATCATCATTTAGTAGAGCTTTATACATATCTTCATCAAGAGCTTCTTTGGATAAATTTTGAGCTACCGCGACATTTGCTTCGCCACCTAGCTTATCCGCCATTGCTTTTTGTGCTCCACCGATATTGTCATTTACTACATATCTAAAGATTGGTTTTACTATTGAATAATCACTAGCCTTGCTAACTCCTTTTTTAAGTGCTTCTTTTACTGCTGGAGATGCCATTGTTGCAAGCGGGCCTGAGATCAAAGCGTCATCGCTTGCTCCACGCAAAGCGTGTTTTAAATAATCATCGCCATTTATCGTCTCATCGCCAAGTATTCTTTTATCGGCCATTAAGTCCATAGCCGCTCCAGCTCCACTTGCTCCAGCTGTTGCTAATGCTGTGCTTATAGCTTTTTGTGCTGTGCTTAGTTTTTTGGTTGGCAAAAGGGCTGAAGCTACACTTATCGCACCCATAGGCACGCCCATTTCATTTAGATATGTTGAAAGACTATCACCGATACCAGGCTCATCTACTGGGATAAATTTATCCCCTTTTTGAAGATAATATTTTCCGTTTGCTTCCCTCACATCATCATAATTATTCTTTTTAGCCCAGTTGTAGAGCAAATTTTCAGTTCTATCCTTTACCGCTTTTTCTTTGTCTTCATAACCTGCCATTTGAGATAAAATATTTCTATCATCACCTGCATGTTTTGCTCTTGCTAACGCTTCAGTAGCCTTTTTCTTTTCTAAATCTTCACCACTTGCTCCATCGTAATGGTAATAATCAAGCATTCCCCCAATCTCTTTGCCAACACCTTTTATGACATTTATTGGGGAGATTTGATCCGCAAATTCGCCAACTTTGTCATACCACGTCTTTTCCTTTGGCGTAGCATCTACTGCCTTACTCATATCAGGGGCAGGCGGCGCATAAGTTGGTGCGCTATTTGCTGCTGGTTGTGCGCCTAATAAATTATCAGGTATCTCGACCTCTTTCATGCCACTAGGTATTTTTACCCAGTTGCCGCCTATTTGCATTTCACTTTTATTTTCAGGTATTTTTATCCAAGCCATTTTTATTTTCCTATCTAAAACTTATGCCAAGTGCGTCAGCATCTACATAGTTTTTTTGTGTATTGTTTCTCTCGCTCTTCAAACTTCGCCCCTCTTGTGGCGTTTGCGGTGTTTGTGGTTTGCTTTTATCTATTCTTCTGCCATCGGCGTCAAATTCTCTAAAATTAGAGTCAAAAAAACCATTATTAAAATAATATTTATATTTTTGTGCCGCTGCTTTTTCAATATCCTCTGTGTCTATCCCACTATCTTTTAACGCTTGTATCTTGTTTGTGATCTGTGATAGCAGCCTATTTATTGAGCTATCACTCTTTACTCTATAACTTGTATCAGTCCAAGAGTTAGTGCTTGGCAAGACCTCCATTAAGTCTTGATATTGTTGGTTTGATATTTTCCCTGAGCCCACCAAATCTTTTGCCGCTTGCCTTATAAATCCTAAATCGTTTTTAAATTTTTCCGTTTTTGGGTCTTGCATATTAAACACTTTAGCTACAGAGTGACCTAAGTTTTGTATAGCCCCTTGCTCGCCACCAGTAAAGTTATTTTTTAAATTTACTAATTGATCGAGCAGGCTAAAATTCCCTGCTATCTCGTCTCTCTCTTTTTGTGTTGGTTGTTTTTTCTTTATTGCAATATTTGCATTTAGCCCTGCGTTATCGCCAAGCAAGGCACTTATCCCATTTTTTGGATTATTGATATTTAAAATCGCCTTTTTGTATCTAGTTTGCACTTGAGGGCTTTGATCTTTTATGCTCTCAGGCAAAGTAAATCCTGCTGCGTCAAAGGCTAAATTGGTTTCTAAACTATCACTATTTAGCCCATTATTATATTTTTGCATGTCAAAATTAAGTCTATTTGCGTTTGTATTTGCATTTTGCAAAGCAACATTTGCCATTAGATGGTTATAGATGGCATCATTTTGGTATTTATTTGCTTTTAGCCCTAGCTCTTGCCCTTTTAGCCCAAGCTCGTCACGCTTTAACCCTTGAGTTATAGCGTTATTGTTTGCCGTTTCAGTTTCGGTTGACATATTGTGACGTATGTTTTCGTTTAGCCTATCTATATTATTTTGCTCGTTTGCTAAATTTGATCTATTCTCCTCTGCTAGCCTTTGTTTTGTGAAGTTATTTCTTACGCTGTCTTGGTAAATATCCCATAACGCTCTACCAGTTGCGCCCACTGCGTCTATTGTGTTGGTGTTGTAGTTAAAATCTACTTTATTTGGGTTAAAATACGGCATTTTCGCTCCTTTTTGTGAGGCTTAGATTAGTAAGCCTCGTCCTCTTGTTGTTTATGAAAATTTGACGCGTTCCAAGCATTTACTAAATTTTGATTTGCTTGATTTTCTCTTTGTAGCTGTCTTTGAGAAAGCATCTTGTTAAAATCGTAAGCATCTTTATTTAGATTAAATGCTTTTTTTGCCATTTTGCTTTGGTTATAAGCACTCCATAATGCGCCACCAGTTCCCAAGGCTGTAAGCCAGTTAGGTGTGCCACCTACGCCGTTTTTATCTCCACCACTTGAACCGCCAAGCCAGCTAAAAATATTTCCAAGTACGCCATTTTCAGTTTCTGCCATTTTATGCTCCTTATAATCCTGCTAATTTCAAAAGCTCTGCGCCATATTCCACATCGCTCACATTTTCGCCTTTTTTGGCTCTATCAAACGCCGATAGCTCACTGCTTGCATTTGAGCCGCTTAAAATTTCGTCTGGCTTCTCTTTGCTTTTTGCTACATTGATCATTCCCATTGCGACTGCTTTCCAACCAACGTAGTTTTCGCCTAGTAGATCACTCATGCCGTGAGCTTTTGCAAACTCTGCTAGATCATCAGGGCGTATTGTTGGATAATCCTTTTTAAACTCTGCTAGATTTTTATCAAAGACTGCTTGGCGTCTAGCTTCCTCTGCTTGCGCTGCTTGAGCTTGCGAGATTTGATCCATTTGAGCTTTTAGCGCGTCAAGATTTCCAAGCCCTAAGCTATCAAGCAAGGCTTGTTTTTCGGGTTCAAGTTGTGGTTTTGTCTCCCGCGCTGATTGCTCTTTTGCTGCTAGCGCCTCGGCCATTGCTTGCTTGATCGCTTCAATATTTAGCTCCTCTTTTTTTGGCTCTTCTGACACTGCCACTGGCTCAGTCTTTGCTTCCTCTGCTGGTTGTTCTACCACTTCGTTTGTTTCAGGCTCTGCCTGCTCGTTCCCATTTACTATGGCTGTTAGCTCGTTTAGTGCTTCTTGCTCTGTCATTTATTACTCCTCTTTGTAATTTTCAAAAAAACTTAAAAGGTTTTCGAGAGTTTTTATGTTCTCAATCGCCCTTAACCTCATTTCATCGCTGTTTTTATCATTTTGGCTAGCGGTAACACTTGCCGCATAAAGCCCTAATAGATATTCTGAAAAAGCCCTAAACGCTTGGCATTGCGTCAGCTGGTAAAGCTCCTGCTTCTGCGATAGGCTCTGCCACGCTTGGCAAAATAGCCTGTGGCTTAAGTTGTTTAGCAAGCTCACTCTCCTTTCCAATAAAATTCTCTGGGTCTTTTATCCCATACAGAGGCAGAAGCTCGAGTAAGATTTTCTCGTTTGCCTCTTTCATTCTATTTGCACCCTCGCCGTCTTGAAGTTGCAAGCACATACCAAATTGAGCCGCTATTACTTGGCTAGCATCCATTAGGCTTTTCTTTTGCACCTCTTTGTTTAGCGCTCCTATACCAGTATTTAGATTGATATTAAAACTTGGCACTTCACCACGGTTAAACCCTGCAAAAAACAATGGGTCGCCGTATTTCCAAACTAAGAATGCAAGACGTTCAAATATAGGCTCAAAAAAGGTCTCATTGTACGTTCTTATGTAGCCTTGAAGCCTGACGCTACCCTCGTTTGCCATAATTGACGCCATTGTTGCCGTCTCTTGCCTAGTTGTAGGTGCTCCGTTTTGTTGAGGGCTAACACCGCTTACCTCGCTCATCTCTTGCTCGATCACTTGTATTGTTGCCATTGAAGCGTTGATGTCGCCAGGTGGCACGATCTTGATGTCAGCTGGGCTATCGGTGAATATTGCACCGCTTGGACGCTCTAAATCAGCTCTTGATATGCTAGTGCTACGATTAAAGATGATTTTTGGCATTGCTTGGTTTCTTGTCACATCTGTAATTGAGTTTCTAATAGCGTTTAGCTCATCTTGTAACGGCAAAAGTGAAGCAAGTGCAGGCTCCCCATACGCACAAACAAAAGTTTGGTCTATATTTCTTCTTGTTTGCGGTAGCATATAGCCAAAAACAAAAGGCTGTCCGTCTTTTAGTTCTACTTTGTCCCTTAGTAGCTCTCTATTGTAAAGCGTGCTAACGCTCCATTTATCATCGTCTAGCTCATAAATTTCATTTAGGCAAATTCTCTCGTAAGGTCTGTTCTCGCTTAGATCAATTTGTCTAAAAGTTTTATTCTTAATTAGCTTTTTGATGTCGTTTGTCGTGAGATAAATTCTATGCACGATATAGCGGATGTCATCCGTGTTTTGTGCATCAGGGTCAAAATAGATGTCATTTATATCCACTTCCTCTATCTTTGCCTCATCTTTTGCCCAAAACACTTTTACCACCGAGCTTGCCGAAAAGGCAGATTTTAAAAAAATCGGTGCAAAAACTTTGTATAGATTGATCTTGTCGCAGTAAAAATTTAGTGCCTCTTGCCACTTGTCAATCACATCATGCGTTGAGTTTATATAAGGCTCTAGCTTTGCGAATGTGTCATTATTAAAATATGTTTCGGTTAAGCCGTCATATATTCTTTTGGCTTTTGAGTTTAGCTTTGGTATGTAGTTTTTACTTTTGTTTCGCTCTTTTAGGCTATGATACTGCTCACTTTCAAGCACCAATAAATACGCATCATTTAGCTTGTCAAAAAAAGGTTTGTACTCCGCATAGCCATTGTATGCTGTTTGCACTAGCTCCTCGAGATAGCTTACTCTTTCATCGTTCATCATTTTCGTGTCCTAATCTGTAAATTGTTCTTGTGCTGACGTTCGCTAGCTCTGCCACCCTTTTTTTGCTAAGCCCTTTTTGTTTTAGAGCCGTTGCAAGTTTTACCCTTGCTTGCTTTGTAGGGATAAATTTTGCTCCCTTAAGCCACTCGCAAATCATCACACAAAAACAAAGACGCAAAGCCTCATCATCAAGCGTTGCCACCTTTCTGACCAGCTCCACATCAATACGCTCAAAAATATACTCGATTTGTTTTGCCAAATCTACCCAATTTTGGCACTCTTTCACCATGCGCCTCCGTCATCGTAGTTGATCGTGTTGATTTTTGCTGGCAATGGATCAAAAAACGTCAAAGCCAATGCATCGGCGAGGTCAGGGCTGAAGCCAAACTCTTTTTTGATATTTTCTTTTGGCAAGAGCAAATAACGCTCTTTTTTGTCATAATAAAAACTAATAGTACTAAGCTGTTTTTTGAGCTTGTCGTTTGGCACGATACTAAGCAACCTAAATTTCTCTTTGAGTGTGAAATAAGCCTCTGCTCTCTTGTTGGCATAAAGCTTTTCGTTTGTAGCTTTGTATGAAAATTTTGCCTCTCTGACTATACCACGCAAGCCAAAATCCACTAGAGTATCAAACACACCAGCACCAACACCCACGCTATCGATAAAAATAGCGTCTGGCTTATCCTCACTTCTCTCATATATGCCAAAAATCTCCCTTGCTAAAGCTGTCACACTATCAAGCCGAAAAGTATAAAAGTTTGTGACGCCGTATCCTTGCCTAATACAAAGCACGCTTTCGTCATCACCCTCACGTGCCACATCTAGCCCCCAAACAATATTCGCCTTTTCGTTTGACATCTGCGTACTAAATGCGTTTTCAATGAGCGCAAGGTTAAATAGCACATTTGAGGTAGTATCTAAAAACTCGCCGTATATCTCTTGGCGCACTACGTCGCTATCTATACCGCCAAGCTCTGCCACCATTTCGTCTATTTGTTCTTTTTTTAATAGTGGGTTATTGAAACTTGATATTTGATAATTTTTCCAGTCTTTATCTCCGCTCATCCCACGTTTAGCAAGGTCATAAAAGCGGTTCTTGCCTTTTGGCACGCCACCTATAAATGCTCTTGATTTTGGATTATCTAGTAGCATTGCTCTTATGGCGTTATCCCAAAGATAGGCGTCCTTTAGGATTATGCCAGCTTCGTTTAGGATCACTATATCGTAGCCAAAGCCCTCAATGTTTTCTGGGCGTTCTGCGCTTCTCATATCAAGGTAGCCCTCGCCGATGCTTAGCTTTTTATCTTGAGCGTGAAATTTATATAACTCTTTTGGTAGGGCTTTCAATTCAGGCAAAAAATAGCGTTCATAATATCTTTGTAGGTTTGACGTGATAGTATCTACCCAAAGCACCTTTTTGCCCTCTAAAAGCCACTCAATCGTAGCGTTTGCGATGCCCTTGGTAAATCCTACACGGCGCCCTTTCTCTATTGTAGTGAAGCGTGCACTATTCTCAAAAAAGACTTCTTTTTGCCACGGCGTATAGGTTAGGCTTAAATTTATATCGCTCACCCTGCCACCTTTTCAAATATCGCCTCAATAAAGAGCCAAACACAGATCACGCTTGCGATAGCCATACTTACGACTACACAAAAGACAATATCTGCCCAAGTGATTTTATTCACCCTTTAGCTCCTTTCTCTCAATGATTATTTTTTGCTCGCTTTGTACGTTTGCATTATTAATCTGTGTTGCAGCAACTCTTTGATTAACCCCAAGCGTTAAACTAGCCTTATCAATCATATCTTGTAGTGTTTTATAGTCGTTTGCATTAAGCTCCACTGGTTCAAAATTTTGTACTCCATCACCCACACCAACTTTTTCAAATTTAGTATTTTTATCTAGCATATCCATCACTCGATTAAGATTTTTTTGCGTAGCATTAAATATTAATCCGCGGTTATATGCTTCATCTTTAGCAGTGCTCAAAATACTGCTCATTTCTATTTCTGATTTTTGAGTTTGTGCCGATAACAGCGTTATTTGAGCTTCAACTAAATGCTCATTTTTTGGCGTTAATCCTTTGAGTAAATTAGCCACAGTGCCATTTGATACGCTATGTTTTTTTGCTAGCTCCCTTTGTGAAAATTTACCTGTATGAAAGTCGGCCAAAATTTTTTCTTTTATCACCTCTGTTATCTTCGCCATTAATAAATCCTAAACTCGCCCTCTATTACTCCAAGGGCTATTTTTCTCTCTAGCAGTTTTCGTTTCAGCTTGAAAACGTCCGTTTGCATTCCCTTTACGTCCTCAATGATGCGTGTGCCATCTTTAAGACGATAAGTAAAATCTGCTATGTATCTGATCTCACGCACGGTTCTAAAACCTTGCTTGGTTGTTTCATCTGATATTGTGTAGCTAGGCATTAACACAAACGGCACTTGTCGGTTTAGTTCGCTTATCTCGCCTACTCGTTGTAAGGTTTCTAGCTCTTTATTTCTACGCCACTCTTTGGCACTATCAAAGCCTTTAGTCCTTCGGTTGTGGTATTTGTTCCTAACAATCGCCGAAACGTTGCCAATTTTCATCTGCTACCTCCT includes the following:
- a CDS encoding phage head-tail adapter protein, which gives rise to MMNDERVSYLEELVQTAYNGYAEYKPFFDKLNDAYLLVLESEQYHSLKERNKSKNYIPKLNSKAKRIYDGLTETYFNNDTFAKLEPYINSTHDVIDKWQEALNFYCDKINLYKVFAPIFLKSAFSASSVVKVFWAKDEAKIEEVDINDIYFDPDAQNTDDIRYIVHRIYLTTNDIKKLIKNKTFRQIDLSENRPYERICLNEIYELDDDKWSVSTLYNRELLRDKVELKDGQPFVFGYMLPQTRRNIDQTFVCAYGEPALASLLPLQDELNAIRNSITDVTRNQAMPKIIFNRSTSISRADLERPSGAIFTDSPADIKIVPPGDINASMATIQVIEQEMSEVSGVSPQQNGAPTTRQETATMASIMANEGSVRLQGYIRTYNETFFEPIFERLAFLVWKYGDPLFFAGFNRGEVPSFNINLNTGIGALNKEVQKKSLMDASQVIAAQFGMCLQLQDGEGANRMKEANEKILLELLPLYGIKDPENFIGKESELAKQLKPQAILPSVAEPIAEAGALPADAMPSV
- a CDS encoding XRE family transcriptional regulator, translated to MVKECQNWVDLAKQIEYIFERIDVELVRKVATLDDEALRLCFCVMICEWLKGAKFIPTKQARVKLATALKQKGLSKKRVAELANVSTRTIYRLGHENDER
- a CDS encoding DUF1064 domain-containing protein, with protein sequence MKIGNVSAIVRNKYHNRRTKGFDSAKEWRRNKELETLQRVGEISELNRQVPFVLMPSYTISDETTKQGFRTVREIRYIADFTYRLKDGTRIIEDVKGMQTDVFKLKRKLLERKIALGVIEGEFRIY